CCCAGTGGAAAGACGGGAAGAACCGGCTGTGTTGCGAACCAGATTCAGTTCAGTGGTGCAGCCAGTGTACGAAAACAGCAATGGACACATGTCGGAAAGCTGATTTTCGGAATTTGACGACCCGCACCTGAACGATTTTGCTGACCTGGGAAACTGACTTCAGGCAACTTGTTTGCAATGATGAGTATACTTGGGTGTATCAGCGCGTTCAGGGTCGGAATGTCTTGATTGGCGCACTGTTCGGAACTATGGATTCTACGGGACTTGTGATGAAAGCGGACGCTCGGTCGATATCGGATAGAGTGCCAGCTTTCTCAATCTGAACGGCTTTTCTGAATTCTATTGACGGGATGATCCAACAAATATGTTCAGAATATATTTTCTTTAGAAATTTTTTGCGAAAGGTTGTATATTATTGCCATATCCTCCAAAGTTATTGGAATCAACAACATTCCAAAAAAATTACGACAATTATTTGTTGAACGATTCTCTGTAGCTGATGTTTTTTCTTGGTATAGATTGACGAATGGTTAAACAAAGAACGCTAACGAACGTAATTACTGGAACCGGCGTCGGATTGCATACAGGCGTGAAAGTCTGTCTGACTCTCAATCCAGCTCCTGTAAATACCGGTGTGATTTTCAGAAGGGTCGACCTGGACAGCGCGATTGAAATTCCGGCTCGCGTCGAAAATGTCTCAAATACCAATATGTCGACCACCATCCAAAAGGACGGTGCATCGGTGTCGACGGTAGAACATCTGATGTCAGCATTTGCAGGGCTGGGAGTTGACAACGTTTATGTCGATGTCACAGCCGGTGAGGTTCCGATTATGGATGGCAGTGCACACCCGTTTGTATTCCTGATGGAGTCAGCGGGTCTGGAGAATCAGAACGCAGCCAAGAAGTTTATCCGGGTAAAGAAAAAGGTCGAGGTCCGGGAAAAGGACATGTGGGCCAGGTTCGAGCCGCACAGCGGATTCAAGATCTCATTCACGATTGATTTTGAGCAGCCGGTCATGAAGAACTCCAGCCAGACTGTCAAAATAGATTTTGCGGCCACATCATACAAAAACAGTCTGTCCAGAGCCCGTACCTTTGGTTTCATGTCTGATCTGGAAACCCTGCACGAAGCTGGCCTGGCTCAGGGTGCGAGCTACCATAACGCGATCGTGATGAATGACTTTCATGTGCTCAATGAGGATCAGTTGCGATACAAAGACGAATGTGTTCGACATAAGGCGTTGGATGCGGTCGGGGATATCTATCTCCTCGGTCACTCCGTTATCGGGGCGTTCTCTGCGCATAAGTCCGGCCATTATCTGAACAATCTTCTATTGCAGGAGTTGCAAGCAAACGAGTCTGCCTGGGAATTGGTCGAATCTGACGACTTTGAAGAGGTTCCGGCCACTCTGATGCGACCTGCTTTGGGAACCGCCTGACTCGCGAATCGATCATAAGTCACTTCCGTGACAGGTTCCTGCATGCCAGTCATCCGACAGCGCTTACATACGCAGGCCTCCTGGGAACTAGTCGTCGGGTCGTTTTGGAAGTTTGCTGAGTCGCAGGAACACTTCCCTTGCCTCTTTATTTTTCGACTGCGCGGCCAGTCGTTGAAATAAATCCCGCATGCGCGGTGTAATGGTACGGGACTGTTGTTTCTTTTTCTTTCGTAGCGGCGTGCCGGGAGATTTCTGCACCCGGATTCGAACGCTCATTTCAGTCAGGTTCCTGAATCCGTTTTCCTGTAGAGTCTGCAGGATACTGTTTTGCTGATTGATCAGTTCATGTGCCCAGGTTGAAGAGTTTACCGATACATAAAGAACGTCGTCTTCGATCGTCAGCGAGTCTGTGTTGTCGTAAATCGATGCCCCTGCGGCTGACTTCCAAGTTCTGTAAATATCCGAATTCTTGAAGTCCGGAGACTTCCTGAGGACATCGCTTTCCTCAAGAAAGCTGGATAGAATCTTGTAGTTGGGTTTGTCCATTTGGAACGATTCGCTAAATGTGGATAAAGTTGCCTGTCAGCATTCAGATTCCGCATCGGTTTCGTTTCGCGGAATCAATCCGGCTATGCGGCTCAATTCATTGATTTCCGGCTCCGCCTGGTGCAGGTCGGGATCATAACGCTCGATGCCATCGGTGTCCGCTTTTGTCGGTTTTCTCCTAAGTCCCCTGAGGTGATGGTAAAAAAGTTTTGAAGGGACAGCGTAGTGAATTCCGAATATCGTTTTCGGTCTTTGATTCAGTCCCACTATTTTCGCAGTCAGGAACCGACTGTTGGAGATTGCATAGATCAGATGATCCTTCCACGACAATCGGATTTCCCCAGTCTTCGGGAAATTCGGGATTGCAACGTGCACGGAGTTGTACTTGACCCGGTTGAACTTATAGATGTACTTGGTCTTGCCGAATGGTTGGATTCCCTGATCAGGCCGTCTGAACGATTGATGCCAGACTCTGGCAGGCTCAGGAATACTGCCTGATCTGGGATGTTGTCTTGGAATCCAGCTCTCCCTCGTTCGAATCGAACTGATTCGTTCATCCTTGAAAGTCGAGTCAAGATGTTCAAGCAGGTTTTGTCCGGACTTGTTGACCAGATATTCATCCAGGTCCGTGTTGATACAGTAACCGCCCTCGATCGAAAACCTCAATCTGCAGTGATTCATGGCTCCGCGTTGCGCGAACTTATCCGGTGACTGACCATATTCGAATGGCCATTCAACGAAAACGATGTTCACGTCGATGTCCAAGTCTTTCAGTCTTCGCAGGATGGTTTGGCGGTCCGAACTTCCGTTGTCATAAAGTATGACTCGCTGTACGTTGTGAAGATTCCTGTGCCACCTGATCCAGTCTTCGATCCATTCAATATGATTGTTCTTTTGGATAGTTGAAATCGTAAGCCTGTTGGTTGGGCTGCACACCCGTGCATTCACACTGCGCGAGGTATCTATCGCCAGGCTGACACTGAATACGGGAAACTCAAAGTTCAGCGTCAAGCCGTCCTCAACCTTGTCCGGCGCTTGCACTTCGAGAATGCAAATGGTTTTCATTTCTGTCAGCCGATGCGGCAGTTTCATTTCGTTGCACCGAACCTGCATGGGCATGAGACTTTTTTTCAGATTCAGGAGTCGGGGACCGATTCCGATAAATTTGTTTTCTGAATGGTGATAGAACACATCGTAGAAGACTGTAAGGCGGTCAAAGGACTTGTGCTGCAGTTCCTCCTTCGAAAGATTGGCGTTGCGGGGATGCAGTTTCCGGGTTATGTTCAGATTTGCAGGAACGCGGATGCTGGACACCGCGTAGACTTCAACGGATGCGGACTTGTGTGGAATTGATTTCATGGGAATATCAGAACAATGTATCCATTCTGAAGTCGACTGTGGATGCTGCTTGAGAATTTTGCCGAGCGTTTTGATTCAGACCGAATCCAGCAGACATTTTCGGACATTTGCAAGCCAGCTGCAGTTCAGCACCCTTGTTGAACCAACAATATAATATATCAGTTTGAATTTACGCGAATCTGAGCCGCAATTTTCTTCCCTAGGTGAGTGTTGAAACCGATCCTGCCATTGCGCAAGATTTCACTTTTGGCTGTGACCTGTTCAAACGGGCAGTCCAGGTGACGAGCGCGGATTCAAGACTCCTAAACCGCCGAACGATACCATGTCCAGAAATGTGATAACGATCAAGTGGGGAAATCTATACGGTCCCCATTACGTCAATCGGTTGTACAGCGCAGTCCGACGTAACTTGACGGGAGACTTCCGTTTCGTCTGCTTTACTGATGATTCGGAAAACCTGCGGCCGGAAATCGAGACGTATCCAATTCCGGACGTCATTGATCCCCGGGCACTTTCGAGTTTCGCAAATGGTAAGAAACAGCAACTGTTCCAAAGCGGTATTGGCGATCTTGAGGGCTCATGCCTGTTTTTTGATCTCGATGTCATTATCGTGGATTCGATTGACTGCTTTTTTGACCATAGGCCAGGTGAATTCTGCATTTGCAAGGAGTGGTTGCCGCCCCATCAGGTACTGAAGCACAAGATCAAGGGCCGACAGTTCGGTGGAAATTCATCTGTATTCAGATTTGAAGCAGACTCCATGCAATTTGTCGTCGATATGATGAACAAGGATGTCAGTTATCCTCAGCAATTCAGGCTGGAACAGCGATGGCTGTCGCATGTGCTGAAAGATTACATGGTGTGGTGGCCAGATGAATGGGTTAGAAGTTTCAAGCATCGTCGCCCCGTCTATCCATTGAGTTTCGTGTTTCCGCCGGTCCTTCCACAGGGTTCCCGAGTCATGGTCTTTAACGGTCCCCTGAAGCAGTCTCACGCAATCATGGGGAATTACGAACTGTCCCCTCGAAGAGTATGTCGACCAGCTCGCTGGGCGGCTGAGCACTGGATCGACTAGGCAAAGCCAGTCCTGAACCCGGCCTGTGACACCTGTGCCAATGGACGACTCTGAGCGAATGGAATCCCTGGTGACTATGAATCGGACAGTGGTTGATCAACATCGGTTTTCGACAAAAGCAGTGAATCCAGTCCGAAGAACATACTTCGACAAGCTCCTGAGCAAGAATCGACTCTTGTTCATCTCGTGCATTGTCTCAGGCATGTTGATGCAAGTTTCAGTTGTGGACGTCAAGGCTGAAACCTGGCGTGGATTGGCCGTTGCGCCGGAGTATAGATGCTCTCCTTACAATTCAAGGGATTATCACTACCCACAATCTGTTGAACCTGAAATCATCAATTCTATTGGGAAGATCTACAGTCCCTATACCGGAAACTGCTTTTCCAACCGTCGACAGACAGACATTGAGCACATTGTTGCCCGTTCCGAAGCCCATGACAGCGGGATGTGTTCCGCCACCAAGGAGACGAAGTCGCGGTTCGCCAGGGATTTGCTGAATCTGACTCTGGCGAGCCCACAAGTCAATCGGTCGCAAAAGGTCGCCAAGGACGCAGCCGACTGGATTCCGGAACTGAATCAGTGCTGGTTTGCCGCAACCGTTGTGGCAGTCAAGCGAAAATACAAATTGACGGTTGACAAGAGAGAGGCTGTCGCACTGGAGAAAATTCTTTCCAATTGCGAATCGACCGAGATGACAGTACGTGCATGTCGCTCCATCGTATCCCCGACACGATCGTCGAACACCACTGGTGGAACTGTCGATGTCGGTGACGCGCTGGCGCAATGGGACGACAATTCAAACGGAAGGATTACCTGCAAAGAGGCCACAAGGCACGGAATTGCACCGGTGACAAGTGACCATCCGGCATATCGATTTATGCGTGACGGCGATGGCGACGGTGTTGTATGCGAATAGGGGTATGCGTCGTCATTGACCCTGGAGCCTGCCCGGCATGATTGCAATCAGACCTCTATCAGTTGAGTCCAACCGTAACGATCTTCGATTTCTCCACGCTGTATGCCGACAATTGTGTGATAAAGATGGCGACTCAATTCACCGGATTGTCCGTCATTGATTACATGGAGTGATTCTCGATAGCCGATACTGCCAACTGCGGTGATGACTGCGGCTGTTCCGCACCCGAATGCTTCTTGAAGTGTATTGAGTTGCACTCCCTCAATGATCTCATCGATTTCAACGAGTCTCTCGTCGCATTCGATGCCCATGTCGCTGACGATGCGCAACACGCTGTCTCGCGTCACGCCAGGTAGAATCGTGCCGCGCAGTTCCGGGGTTACCAATCTGTCATTCAACAGGAAGCAGATATTCATTTGGCCGACCTCTTCGATGTATTTGTGATCGACGCCATCAAGCCATAGGATCTGTGCATACCCTTTCTCGCGCCCTTCCCTTGAGGCAAGAAAAGTAGCTGCGTAATTGCCGCCTGCCTTCGCAAAACCGGTTCCACCCTGAATTGCGCGCGTGTATTTCTCCTCGGCCTTGAGCGACACGGCCGGGAAGTCTGACCCGAAATATCCGCCAACGGGAGAAAGAATGACAAGATAACGATATCGGTCTGCGGGCCTTACATCCAGCTGTGGTTCATCCGCAAACATGATCGGACGGATATACAGTGCCTGTTTCTCACCGGGTGGTACCCATCGATGGTCCACGCGGATGAGTTCCTTGATGGAATTGATGAAAGTGTCCTGATCAACCAAAGGCATGCACATACGTTCGCACGATGCGCTCAAGCGGCGGTAATTCATCTCGGGTCTGAAGATTCGAATTTCTCCATCTACGCCCCGGTAAGCCTTCATTCCCTCGAAAATGGCCTGTCCATAGTGCAGGGAGGCCGAAACCGGATTGACTTCAATCGGCCCGAAAGGCTCTATGCGATGGTTGCGCCACTTGCCGTCCACATACTCCATCGCGAACATATGGTCGCTGAAAAGAGAGCCGAACGTAATTTTTGCGAAATCAACTTCGTTGATTCGGCTCTGTGTAGTTCTGTGAATTTCCATCAATTGAAAGAGGGTTTT
The genomic region above belongs to Acidiferrobacterales bacterium and contains:
- a CDS encoding glycosyltransferase family 2 protein, with protein sequence MKSIPHKSASVEVYAVSSIRVPANLNITRKLHPRNANLSKEELQHKSFDRLTVFYDVFYHHSENKFIGIGPRLLNLKKSLMPMQVRCNEMKLPHRLTEMKTICILEVQAPDKVEDGLTLNFEFPVFSVSLAIDTSRSVNARVCSPTNRLTISTIQKNNHIEWIEDWIRWHRNLHNVQRVILYDNGSSDRQTILRRLKDLDIDVNIVFVEWPFEYGQSPDKFAQRGAMNHCRLRFSIEGGYCINTDLDEYLVNKSGQNLLEHLDSTFKDERISSIRTRESWIPRQHPRSGSIPEPARVWHQSFRRPDQGIQPFGKTKYIYKFNRVKYNSVHVAIPNFPKTGEIRLSWKDHLIYAISNSRFLTAKIVGLNQRPKTIFGIHYAVPSKLFYHHLRGLRRKPTKADTDGIERYDPDLHQAEPEINELSRIAGLIPRNETDAESEC
- the lpxC gene encoding UDP-3-O-acyl-N-acetylglucosamine deacetylase, translating into MVKQRTLTNVITGTGVGLHTGVKVCLTLNPAPVNTGVIFRRVDLDSAIEIPARVENVSNTNMSTTIQKDGASVSTVEHLMSAFAGLGVDNVYVDVTAGEVPIMDGSAHPFVFLMESAGLENQNAAKKFIRVKKKVEVREKDMWARFEPHSGFKISFTIDFEQPVMKNSSQTVKIDFAATSYKNSLSRARTFGFMSDLETLHEAGLAQGASYHNAIVMNDFHVLNEDQLRYKDECVRHKALDAVGDIYLLGHSVIGAFSAHKSGHYLNNLLLQELQANESAWELVESDDFEEVPATLMRPALGTA
- a CDS encoding branched-chain amino acid aminotransferase: MEIHRTTQSRINEVDFAKITFGSLFSDHMFAMEYVDGKWRNHRIEPFGPIEVNPVSASLHYGQAIFEGMKAYRGVDGEIRIFRPEMNYRRLSASCERMCMPLVDQDTFINSIKELIRVDHRWVPPGEKQALYIRPIMFADEPQLDVRPADRYRYLVILSPVGGYFGSDFPAVSLKAEEKYTRAIQGGTGFAKAGGNYAATFLASREGREKGYAQILWLDGVDHKYIEEVGQMNICFLLNDRLVTPELRGTILPGVTRDSVLRIVSDMGIECDERLVEIDEIIEGVQLNTLQEAFGCGTAAVITAVGSIGYRESLHVINDGQSGELSRHLYHTIVGIQRGEIEDRYGWTQLIEV
- a CDS encoding excalibur calcium-binding domain-containing protein, translating into MQVSVVDVKAETWRGLAVAPEYRCSPYNSRDYHYPQSVEPEIINSIGKIYSPYTGNCFSNRRQTDIEHIVARSEAHDSGMCSATKETKSRFARDLLNLTLASPQVNRSQKVAKDAADWIPELNQCWFAATVVAVKRKYKLTVDKREAVALEKILSNCESTEMTVRACRSIVSPTRSSNTTGGTVDVGDALAQWDDNSNGRITCKEATRHGIAPVTSDHPAYRFMRDGDGDGVVCE
- a CDS encoding DciA family protein, with amino-acid sequence MDKPNYKILSSFLEESDVLRKSPDFKNSDIYRTWKSAAGASIYDNTDSLTIEDDVLYVSVNSSTWAHELINQQNSILQTLQENGFRNLTEMSVRIRVQKSPGTPLRKKKKQQSRTITPRMRDLFQRLAAQSKNKEAREVFLRLSKLPKRPDD